The nucleotide window AAGGAGGGTACCCTCTAGCATTCAATGAATGCAGTTTTCACATGCTTATCCTGACTTGGAGTGGTCTAAGGTTGCACCCTTCTTGGCTCCAGACACTCCAATAGCTCCATGCATTCTATCCCTTAAAGCCCAATTCAATGCATCATCTGGCCAGGGAACTGTTAGCTCTGCTTTTTCTTCCTCAACGACTCCTCCACCTAGCAAatcatgatttttgttttttcttttcttttttttttattttctagaaactttaaaaatttatgttgtaTATTGAAGTCTTCCAGTTTTGTAATTATTCTTCCtaatgaattaaataatatttctgaGTACTTCGATAATGTTATAATGCTTTTACTTTATGTATTTCACATAAGTTAATGATGCTTCTGACTATTCATCTTCATGACTTGAAGAATCTAACTTATGAATTCacatgacttgaagaggtatcTGGACAAATAACTCACAAGTTTCTTCTTAATATTTTCCTTCCAGATATTTTTCAACCAAGCTGGCaaatttttttgaacttttatCCAACACTTTTCTTTTATCTATTTGTTAATCCCTCGACTTTTAAGTATTTTCATAAATGAAAAGTACTTAAAAGATTTATGATTGTTATGAATTACTTTTTCTTCCCTTCTGTCTGATATCTTCTTCAAACTTTTATTGGGTTCCTTAGTCATAAAAGACCAAGGCTTCCCCATGAACTCAGTTGAAATTCTTAACTATGAAAGTCAAGACTTTTCCACTTGTTCTTTTTTTATCATTCCATTAATAATTTGctttacataaatttttatataaactaTTACATAATTGTTTGAAAAATGATTGTATACATTGAATCTTTTTACTTTATTCACAAATGAATGATTACAAATATGTTTTACTTCTatacataatatttttttcaacattatAATGTTCCATTTATGCCTTAATGGTTCTCCATTAGATGTCTTAAGCTTGTATGTTCCATTACCACAATCTTCTGAAATTATGTAAGGACCTTTCCAATTTTCTGATAACTTTCCATGTTCATATTTTTGGGTGGCATTTGCATTTCTGAAAACTAAATCTCCCACTTGGAATGatctatatttgacttttttgttGTATAATATGCAATTTTGTTTTGATAGGCTGTCATCTTCCATGTTGCATTCTCTCTTACTTCATCAATTAATTCCAAGTATAAGAGCCTAGATTCCTGGTTTTCGTCCTGGGTCAAatgttttactcttatagtttgTAACCCAATTTCAACAGGTAAGAGTGCTTCTAATCCATAAACTAGCCTGAATGGTGTTTGACCAGTTGCTTCTTTCACTGTAGTTCTTAATGACCATAGGACATCATAAATTTCATCTACCCATTTGGCTTTTGCATCTTCCAGCTTTTTTTGTTGGCCATTTAAAATCTGTTTGTTTGCAGCTTCAGCTTATCCGTTGCACTGTGGATTGCAAACTGACGAATATGAAACTGCAATTTTGAAATcttccagatattttcttaatGTCGCACAATCAAATTGGGTACTATTATCAACAGTTAAGACTCTTGGTAGTCCAAACCTGGTGATAATGTTTTGCTAGATGATCTTTTCCACCTTTCTGGATGTGATTGTGGCAAGGGACTCAGCTTCTACCCACtttgtgaaataatcaatggccacaatCAAAAACTTCTTGCCTCCTTCTGCCTGCTTAATTGGTCCCAGAAGATCCAGTCCCCACTGAGCGAAAGGAACTAGATTGTGGATGTATTTTAATTCAGATGTTGGTTAGATGATATTTGGTGCAAATTTCTAGCACTTCTCACACTTCTGAACCAAGTTTCTGGCATCTTCAGTTGCTGATGGCCAGTAATAACCGATTCTGATGGCTTTCTGTGCCAGAGCTCTAGCTCCCAGATGATGGCCACAACAGCCTTCATGAACTTCTCTCAAAAAATAATCAGCCTCAGATGGTGTTACACCTTTTAGTAACAGTTCATTTTAGGCTTTCTTGTACAACTCTCCATCTACCATGCAAAACTGGAGCGCCTTTAATTTCATCTTTCTGGAAAGAGTTGGATCTGCAGGGAGATCTCTTGTTTATTTGTAGTGGATGATATCTTTCATCCAATCTAGGGTGTCTTTACAGCCAACATTAAAGATAGATGTTGCATCTTCATGAATTGCACTAAGAGGTTTTACCTCAACTGGGTGATCTTTTCAAATTTTGCATACTTGAACTCCTCAATTTGGACAATGTAGCAGCCTACTTGTTCTAGGATCAAGGTAGCCTTTCAACATGAACTGCCTCAAAGCCTGAAATCAGCTCATGTGTCTTCTTTAAATAGTTTTGCATGTTTTCATCTCTGGCTTCAAATTCTCCCAAAATCTGATTTACTAACTGTGAGTCAGTTTTCAAACTGACTCTTCTTGCTTCCTGAGCTTTGCATAATTGTAACCTAGCAATGACTACCTCATATTCTACCTCATTGTTAGTATCTTTGAACTGAAATTTCAAAGCATACTCGATGACTTTTCCTTCTGGCGTTATCAAAACCAATTCAGCCCCTGCACCAACAAGTCTGGATGACCCATCAGTTAACAGTTGCCAGATTGGTTCTTCACTTTCATCTTGGGTTATCCATTCCGCAAAAATATCACCGATACTTGACCTTTTATTGCTTTTCTGGGTTGGTATTTGGACCCCAACCCATTTAGCTCCATAGCCCATTTTGCCAGTCTGTCAGATCTTTCAATCTTAAGCTTTTCTCCAGAGGGAAATCTATTAAGACCACTACTTGATGAGCATTAAAGTAAGGTCTCAACTTTCTGGCAGCAACCATCACAGCATAAGTTGCTTTTTCCTATCATAGAGTATCTAGTTTCAGCATCCAGCAATAATTTACTTACAAAATAAATCTGGAGTTAACTTTATTTTCCTCCCCGATCAACGCTGCACTCACTATACGGTGTGTTGTTAATATGTATAAGTATAATGTTTCACATGTTAAAGGTCTTGCCAGAGTTGGCAGACCGTGTAGGTGTTCCTTCAATTCCTTGAAAGCCTGACTTTGCTCTTCACcctattcaaaatttttatttcttttcaagactttaaagaataacattaTTCTCTCAACTGACTTGGAGATGAAACTGGAAAGTGCTACCATTCTCCCAGTTAGCTTCATTACTTCATGTCTACTATGTGGTTCTGCCAAATCAAATACTGCCTGAATCTTTTCTGGGTTTGCATCAATTCTTCTTTGACTAACCAAGTAACCTAAACATTTCTCGGACTTAATACCAAAAACACACTTTCTGGAATTAAGTTTCATTTTATACTTCCTCATATTATCAAACATTTCCTATAAATCTATAATCATCTCTTCTTTTGTCTTACTTTTTACAATTGAATCATCAACGTATAGTTCTAAGTTTTTACCCATCTgatctttaaaaattttatccATCAACCTCTGATAGGCTGCCCCCACATTCATCAAACCAAAAGGCATCATAATATAATTAAACACCCCTGCTGAGCATATAAATGCCCCTTTTTCTTTGTCAGCAAGGTCTATGAAAATTTGATGATAGCCAAAAAATGTGTCCATACAAGATAATAAGGCATATCCAACAGTTGAGTCAACTAGCTGGTCTATCTTTGGTAAAGGGTAAGAATCTTTTGGACAACACTTATTTAAACTAGTAAAATCTATACATATTCTCCACTTCCCTGGCTGGGGTTTCTTCACTAAAACAACGTTTGCCAGCCATTCTAGGTAGaggcattcttcaatgaacccAGCATCCAATAGCTTTTGAACCTCCTCTTCAATGATTTTGTCTGTTTCTGGACCAAAGTTTCTCTTTTTTTGCTTCACTGGCTTGACCCCTTCATAAATAATGAGTTTGTGCGTGACAATTTCTGGGTCAATGCCTGGCATATATGCTGCTAAATAGGCAAAAAGATCAGCGTTTTGCCTCAAAACTGAATCGGATGAAGACGAATCTGAGCATCCAGATTCCCTCCAATTCTGATAGTTTTATCCGTTCCTTCAATCAAGGAGACCTCCTCTATCTCTTGATGGGCGATTTGCATTTGTGGGGTACTCTTCTTAACATTCTCATCCTCAGAAGGTCTAGGATCAATTTCAACAGATTTCTGAGTCCCAGACTCAGATGAAGATGcgacaaatttcatttttttacagggccttttttctttttctgctaCTTTTTATGGCACCTTTGTTTTCGTGTTTTTGTGGCACAGTATTTGCTCTATTTACAAAATTGCAAGACCTTGCCATTTTCTCGTTTCCTCTAGCCCTTTCGACTCTTCCTTCTAGCCCCACAAAGAGTAAGGTTTGATGATGGGTAGAGGGAATGCTTGTTATTGCAACTGTGAACTTCCTTCCCAGAATACAATTATATTTGGTTAGAGCAtcaataatgtaaaattcctgAGGAACTGTAATAATAACCCCTTGCTTATCAGTGATAGTTACAGGCAGAGTTATTTTCTCTTCTGCATGTACTGACTCTCCTGAGAATCCTACGATGGGAGTGGAAGACCTTTTTAACACTTTATCTTCCAGATCCATATGGTCCTGGCAAGACTTATAAATAACGTTTACTTCAGCACCACTGTCTAACAAAACCCTGTGCACAGACTGATCAGCTACATCTACAACCATTACTAGGGGATCTGAGTGAGGATATGTTACCCCCCTCAGTCCTCCCTGGTAAATGTCATATCTGGCATAGGTGGTGGTTCCTCCTATTCTATTACTTCCATCAACTCTAATTTGGGAGCAGTTACAGTTCTCAGATGTGCCTCGAATCTGATATCCCAGATTTCTGGAATAGAACcaaaatttctttctttttcttttgtataGGTTCTTCTTCATTTCTAGCTTGACTGTTTCCAGATTGTCTCTTGCTAGAATCCCTCTCTTTGTTATATTGTTGGAAATAACCCCTCTGTATTAAGTCTTCAATATTATTCATTAAAGACTTACAATGCTCTGTCCAGTGACCTGGACATTCATGGAATTCGCAAAATGCTCCTTGGTTATTTCCAACCATTTTCCTCTGGATGAGGCGTTGCCATTTTCTATCCTCTCTATTCACATTAAAAATTTTTGCCCTGGACTCTTTCAGCGGTGTGTAATCAGCATAATTGTGGAGTCCTAACACATCCAGATCCTCGGTTACTACCATCTTTTTCCCTCTGTCATTCCGTTTTGTTGGCTTTCTAACTTTCTCATAACTCTTTCCCTTTTGCTCATGGTGCATGCTCCCAGTCATAGCTTTAAAATCTTCAACATCAACATGGGACTGTGCATACTCCCTGACCTCTTTCATGGTCTTCAGGTAGGTCCACTAGTTGCTGAATTTCAACGCTTCACATTTAGGCCTTCCTGAATTTAAGCCTTACTTGAAAGCGAAGGTCAAAAAATGTTCTCTTCTGGATTCAATACATGGAGACTCTCTTTGTCAAATCCGGAGACATAATTTCTCAAGGATTCATCCTTCCCCTGTCTGATGCTCATCATTTCAATGGATTGCTTTGTCCTGGCTGTCCTTGATGAAAAATGACTTTTGAACTTCTCTGCCAACTCATCAAAGCTTGAAATTGATCTATCTGGAAGGCTTTGAGCCCACTTTTGTGTCGTCCCTGTCAAAGTCAGGATGAAATTGTTTGCACCAATTTGCATCAGTGTGGCTGTCCATATCCATCTCATTATTGAATGCTGCCATATGGGCATTTAGACAAGTCTCTCCCTTGTAGCTCAAGTGAGTAAGGaacttttctcttttttttggAGATGCAGCAATCTCTGATATGAATGGATTCTTCCCAGAAAATCCAATTTTTTTGATTCTCTGGGACCTTTGGAGATAAGCCCGGAACATAAAGTGACTTTCCTTTCAAGGAATGTATTTCTGGCTGCATGCTTTCCGCAACCTGTACAGATTCCCCCTCTCCCTCTTGAATCTTCAAGGTAGGTTGTGAAGCACCTATCCTCTTCCAGATTCTCGATTGATCGGGGCTTTTCCTAAGCCTGCTCAATGCAGAAATTCTTTTCGACTTTTCTGCTTTTCCTGATTCCCTTGTTGTTGCCTAGGAATCAATTTGTGGATAGACTGTTTCAgtccaccctttttatttttttgagagCCGAGTTGATGGAGTCCTGTAACAGGCATATTTCTTCCTTGGATTACACTCAACATCATCCTCAGCACgagcatttttatttttttgagcgCCGAGTTGGATTGACTCTCTTGCATTTTGTCTCTAACTAGAAAGAGGGATGTATGACTCATCCTCCTCCTCCTGTCTTTTCTCTATGGAAATCTGTTCTCCCTGAGATGGAGTAGCATCTTCCCTTCCTGTCTTGATAGCATTAGCCGGCGCAATTGCCAACTGAACCAATGCATCTCCAATTAATGTAAATTGAGGCTATACTGCCCCAACTTGCTGTGTTACCGGTGTTTCATCAGGTGTTTGGGAGGTGGACATAATTGGTTGCTCTTTTTGAGAGCATTGTGACTGCCTCAGAAACCGCCTTTGATCTACTATTCTTTATACCAAATTATCAGTTCCAGCAGATCTCCTTTGTGATCTACTTCTTCTGGATTGGTTAGTGTTCTGACTTTGATTTTGCGAATTGCTTGGCATCTTCTCTTATTGAAAATTCTTAGGGTAACTTTTggctaagaaagaaaaaatgacCTTCCTTCTAGCGCCAAATTGTTCCTGTATGATTCTGTAGAACAATTAATTAAGAACTTATATCTCTGATTtgtaattaatcataaattaagtgCTGGTAGAAGTCTGTCTTTATTATCTTACCAAACTATGCAGTAATATCGTTTGAGAAGATGCTTGTTCCTATAAAATGCAACAAGGGGTTAGTAGGGCCCGGAATGTTTTTCCGGGGACCCATTCCGACGCCCAAATCATTAACAGTCTGAGACAAATTTCCTAATAGGTTCTTCCAGGAGCATTGTGGCTAcaaggtggattactacttagAACTTATTTTGATGTGAGGTCTTTTGTAATTAATATCTGGCAAATGTAATTTTAAGGATTATTTATGACAATAGTAATTACTTTCATAGATATATGATTATGCAATTATATAATGTTTTTCTGAAAATCAAATGTGGGTCTTTGAAGATCAGATGTATTAACTCCTTCGCAATAAAGTACTTAGAGTTCTTTGTATCTCACTTAGTAGTAGTTGCTAGTTCGAAATTAATTACCTCAGTTATGAGCACCttgatgtgtatttatagtcTATCATTGTGCATGTAA belongs to Amaranthus tricolor cultivar Red isolate AtriRed21 chromosome 17, ASM2621246v1, whole genome shotgun sequence and includes:
- the LOC130804440 gene encoding uncharacterized protein LOC130804440, giving the protein MVVDVADQSVHRVLLDSGAEVNVIYKSCQDHMDLEDKVLKRSSTPIVGFSGESVHAEEKITLPVTITDKQGVIITVPQEFYIIDALTKYNCILGRKFTVAITSIPSTHHQTLLFVGLEGRVERARGNEKMARSCNFVNRANTVPQKHENKGAIKSSRKRKKAL